In Trichoderma asperellum chromosome 1, complete sequence, a single window of DNA contains:
- a CDS encoding uncharacterized protein (EggNog:ENOG41) has translation MSTIHSSILLRLCSSKNNTQQQMASKTSLTKERPLYPVGVPSKFSPEGALQRFPGITLICHLPIDSPLQPGLNAVHASLSAHPVISKLIHLLPKDSWHMTVLDGIHGDKATPAKRPPGFERQSLEEVTQDFSQKLRLLGLGLEQEGLAPPYKMKIRGFHPGAVGIGLEVEGATADEEKRIRLLRDRLADVLGLRRPNHDTYGLHITMAYLMRYIEGKDRVMLNALFEEHLPKVQLEFELGAVEFCTYENMYAFARLFYLGDNKS, from the coding sequence ATGTCAACCATTCACTCGAGtatcctcctccgcctctgcTCGTCAAAAAACAACACTCAACAGCAAATGGCCTCCAAAACATCCCTCACCAAAGAGCGCCCGCTCTACCCCGTTGGCGTCCCTTCCAAATTCTCCCCCGAAGGAGCTCTCCAGCGCTTCCCCGGCATCACCCTCATCTGCCATTTACCCATAGACTCTCCTCTCCAGCCCGGCCTCAACGCCGTCCACGCATCGCTAAGCGCCCACCCCGTCATCTCCAAGCTCATCCACCTCCTACCCAAAGACTCCTGGCACATGACCGTCCTGGACGGCATCCACGGCGACAAAGCCACCCCCGCAAAGAGACCTCCCGGATTCGAGAGGCAATCACTGGAAGAGGTTACCCAGGACTTCTCCCAGAAACTGAGGCTGCTGGGCCTGGGGCTGGAACAGGAGGGCCTAGCACCGCCGTATAAGATGAAGATTCGGGGGTTTCATCCAGGCGCAGTCGGCATCGGGCTGGAAGTTGAGGGGGCCACCGCAGACGAGGAAAAACGCATACGACTGCTGCGAGATAGACTTGCGGATGTTCTGGGGCTTAGGCGGCCGAACCATGACACGTACGGCCTCCACATCACCATGGCATATCTGATGAGATACATTGAGGGAAAGGACAGAGTAATGCTCAATGCATTGTTTGAGGAGCATCTACCAAAAGTGCAGCTGGAGTTTGAGCTCGGAGCAGTGGAATTCTGCACGTATGAAAACATGTACGCCTTTGCAAGACTGTTCTATCTCGGAGACAACAAGTCGTAA
- a CDS encoding uncharacterized protein (EggNog:ENOG41), whose translation MATTLSLKELSKAIKEFIVEPTAPLPDEIVGTIAAYLRRHEKYDDAASDRLQEELLLIFDKNVRGNPAASCAWMGILRRLLRMLHTPERILVWLEACEGMLDKTNFDRNIVTEAMETLNEIVAIADEYHDGAGNDFASNPLIDRLFEVWMEDFQPAHFEGFLPAEHTQKMICDALGQFGKKRPKEFFCSLDSYFVKKKYRKISLNFFCNFLQSQPPHLYQVAHTPLFTDLLTCLQQDTSTAVLSAALTALVMLLPHMPSSLVPHLPTLFNIYTRMLFWEASESPSHESEQTNRWEVFAHDPETEDGQISHLSNYYTILYGLYPINFMDYIRKPQRYIRHANLLNADEIEVQPTEIRHRSEQFRRSHLLHPNFFTYTIETEKTDLGRWIKSEAAEVVTECMALCVTPTSQIFSDHEPLHLPESSAQVPNDELSQERSDPGLLSSSVTKVNSWRNSHISSTESATSDGAPSTLMRRGSQSSQHSGRDSGEAMRFKDLAGIDGPSGAQLLQSASHTQLQDLIRSNKVIKSSLHQSLANDSVPSLALSHQESAADRPLTTMTLPAQTHTPVSAGDASSAQIAHLQGKLLLLQNDLSFERYLKLQHMAHIGELRRRQMAEAATEAEMQNLIMMNRNLKRSYEEAKQAEMQVRRESENRRAMAKKWEADLANKLKNLREESKKMQTESEYIRKELEEKRRECEKLRKLVCDAEVKELNARQNMQSIEIHGAEIDRLKAEVERLSLSERDYQAKEVERQASINAAEEAQNQMEILKLKLSASEVDFERMKRLFQSQVTELQAQLSAALADRNKRPAAAVNVAIEATLEASRAKQAEMQKQYNLLSRKYTALQSSLLDMQLEASVTTEKSSIAEGEDDGMMSSTGPMSIRSRPVRLLSTAENAEGAASSLGSHPGTPTSSVLQPLQPTSSAGTGETDGKDSSLNLSASPERSYFGSGIQGMIRRDSKDKAKDESGKPKKEKKSIGLRGIRGFVNS comes from the exons ATGGCTACTACACT ATCCCTTAAGGAGCTGTCCAAAGCCATCAAGGAGTTCATTGTCGAGCCAACCGCGCCTCTGCCCGATGAGATTGTTGGGACGATTGCTGCCTACCTGCGGAGGCATGAGAAATACGACGACGCTGCGTCCGATCGCCTGCAAGAGGAGTTGCTCCTCATCTTCGATAAGAATGTTCGGGGAAACCCTGCTGCATCCTGTGCCTGGATGGGCATCTTGCGCCGGCTCCTGAGAATGCTGCACACTCCCGAGCGAATACTTGTGTGGCTGGAAGCTTGCGAGGGAATGCTCGACAAGACAAACTTTGATAGAAATATCGTCACTGAGGCTATGGAGACTCTGAACGAGATTGTCGCCATTGCCGACGAGTACCACGATGGCGCCGGCAACGATTTTGCGTCAAATCCTCTGATCGACAGACTGTTCGAGGTGTGGATGGAAGACTTTCAGCCAGCGCACTTTGAAGGCTTCCTGCCGGCGGAGCATACCCAAAAGATGATATGCGATGCGCTAGGGCAGTTTGGGAAGAAACGACCGAAG GAATTCTTTTGCTCTTTGGATAGCTATTTTGTCAAAAAGAAGTACAGAAAAATTAGCTTGAATTTCTTTTGCAACTTTCTTCAGTCACAGCCACCTCACTTGTATCAAGTGGCCCATACCCCCTTGTTTACGGATCTCTTGACATGTCTGCAGCAAGACACTTCGACCGCGGTCCTTTCGGCTGCGCTGACCGCTCTTGTCATGCTGTTGCCACACATGCCTAGCTCGCTCGTGCCGCATTTGCCTactctttttaatatttataccaGAATGCTCTTCTGGGAAGCTTCAGAGTCCCCCTCACATGAGTCCGAACAGACAAATCGGTGGGAAGTGTTTGCACACGATCCGGAGACGGAAGACGGTCAAATATCACATCTATCCAACTATTACACGATATTATATGGTCTGTATCCTATAAACTTTATGGATTATATTCGCAAACCACAGAGATATATACGGCACGCCAACCTGCTTAATGCCGACGAGATTGAAGTACAGCCTACAGAGATTCGGCATCGGTCGGAGCAGTTCAGGAGAAGCCACTTGCTTCACCCAAATTTCTTCACCTACACGATTGAAACTGAAAAAACGGATTTGGGGCGATGGATAAAGAgtgaggctgctgaggtCGTGACCGAATGCATGGCGTTGTGCGTTACACCAACAAGCCAGATATTTTCCGACCACGAGCCATTACATCTCCCAGAGTCCTCAGCTCAGGTCCCCAACGACGAACTGAGCCAAGAGAGGTCGGATCCGGGATTGCTGAGCAGTTCAGTAACCAAAGTGAATTCATGGAGAAATTCCCACATATCCAGCACAGAGTCTGCCACAAGTGATGGCGCGCCGTCAACGTTGATGAGGCGTGGATCCCAATCGAGCCAACACTCGGGGAGGGACTCTGGCGAAGCCATGCGTTTTAAAGATTTAGCTGGCATCGATGGTCCTTCAGGagcccagcttctccaaTCGGCTTCTCATACCCAGCTTCAAGACCTCATTAGATCAAATAAGGTTATCAAAAGTAGTCTTCACCAATCGTTGGCAAACGATAGCGTGCCGTCTCTCGCCTTGAGTCACCAAGAGTCTGCGGCAGACAGACCGCTGACGACAATGACGCTGCCTGCACAGACCCATACCCCCGTATCGGCAGGAGATGCGAGCAGCGCTCAAATTGCCCATCTCCAAGGAAAGCTTCTCTTGCTGCAAAATGACCTTAGCTTCGAAAGATATCTCAAGCTGCAACATATGGCTCACATTGGCGAGCTCAGACGACGACAGATGGCGGAAGCTGCTACGGAGGCAGAGATGCAAAATTTGATCATGATGAACCGGAATCTCAAAAGGAGCTACGAAGAAGCTAAGCAGGCTGAGATGCAAGTCCGCAGGGAATCAGAGAATCGCCGTGCCATGGCAAAGAAGTGGGAAGCAGACCTCGCAAACAAGCTGAAAAATCTTAGGGAAGAATCAAAGAAGATGCAGACGGAGTCTGAGTACATCCGaaaagagcttgaagaaaaaaggcgaGAGTGCGAAAAGCTGCGCAAGCTTGTGTGCGACGCCGAGGTGAAGGAGCTGAATGCGAGACAAAACATGCAGTCGATTGAGATACATGGCGCCGAGATTGACAGACTCAAGGCAGAAGTTGAGCGACTTTCACTATCTGAACGGGACTATCAGGCAAAAGAGGTTGAACGACAAGCCTCCATCAACGCGGCCGAGGAGGCCCAAAATCAGATGGAAATATTGAAGCTGAAGTTGAGCGCTTCAGAAGTGGACTTTGAGCGAATGAAGAGGCTCTTTCAAAGCCAGGTGACGGAGCTTCAGGCGCAGCTCTCGGCAGCTTTGGCGGATCGGAACAAGCGGCCTGCTGCGGCGGTGAATGTTGCAATTGAGGCCACACTTGAAGCAAGCCGTGCCAAACAGGCTGAGATGCAGAAGCAATATAACTTACTGTCGCGCAAATACACGGCACTGCAGTCGTCCTTGCTGGACATGCAGTTGGAGGCATCGGTTACGACGGAGAAGTCGAGCATAGCAGaaggtgaagatgatggGATGATGTCGTCTACGGGTCCAATGTCGATACGATCAAGACCAGTCCGGCTTCTGTCAACGGCGGAGAACGCTGAGGGAGCAGCGTCGTCGCTCGGCTCACACCCGGGGACGCCAACATCCTctgtgctgcagccgctgcagcccaCGAGCTCTGCGGGGACAGGAGAGACGGATGGCAAGGACTCATCGCTCAATCTATCGGCGAGCCCAGAAAGAAGTTACTTTGGCA GTGGAATCCAGGGCATGATCCGCAGGGATAGTAAGGATAAGGCCAAGGATGAGTCTGGCAAGCctaagaaggaaaagaagtcCATTGGCTTGAGAGGAATACGGGGGTTTGTTAATAGCTAA
- a CDS encoding uncharacterized protein (EggNog:ENOG41), which yields MQQLVLQMPSSRATQLGYRGRVRSGCLTCRSRKVKCDELRPVCQNCKRLKRSCVYKPRKSRQYQYQRSPPRNTGQATSDGSGSAAGLGRLTQVESASQQYPSPSSEEQDESLAAGVAAEGGINSNIVGDTAKNPFQSPDSSIVDIIVRLHKALRRQDGTSRTIDDAEFEAATPSTLISRDIELTTTIDVLATRQAPLPLSFAFFVDQVDCPAVTPFDGVNWRRMKAEVVGVGTSNEAVAEAIVALSALYKGQMYGLPLSKAMCLYKSARLAYEKLLGEGVEDFEIVLVTTFLLSLFESMQYYETDALLREPGEKFIHRLEAWTQSQLPRSSLAIRIIVWLRLLHTIAIRGGGMGLISDRIYNLFSSCSDAAIPSLAVPSDQLPEDKSTHLYETIASSVFDFYFRLQMISGEIAKLTHYHRSRTAGADQEDVTQQIAHITLRLHRLWDTRSAAQRQTPGDLRAHLESKVADPIIALVGMCHAAYHAEFIEIGRVLGDPVSEFAESRQAMRQMREIVDGDWNVYQQGRGTSGLKTGYLRPLFLYAIECMDREESQWAVERLESIRNPICRSDFFAVFARELSEAQLRKERRVTTRFFCMWHFGVPPPFL from the coding sequence ATGCAGCAATTAGTGCTTCAAATGCCCAGCTCGAGAGCAACGCAGTTGGGCTATCGGGGCCGTGTCAGGAGCGGCTGCCTGACCTGCCGGTCAAGAAAAGTCAAATGCGATGAGCTGCGGCCTGTCTGCCAGAACTGTAAAAGGCTGAAACGAAGCTGTGTGTATAAACCGAGGAAAAGTCGACAGTATCAGTACCAACGCTCGCCACCTCGAAACACGGGACAGGCTACATCGGATGGATCTGGAAGCGCTGCTGGATTGGGGAGACTGACACAGGTGGAATCAGCCTCTCAGCAGTATCCCAGTCCATCGTCTGAAGAGCAAGATGAGAGCCTTGCGGCTGGGGTCGCTGCTGAGGGCGGTATCAATTCCAACATTGTTGGAGACACGGCGAAGAATCCATTTCAGTCTCCAGATAGCTCCATCGTGGACATCATCGTCCGCTTACATAAGGCGCTGCGACGTCAAGATGGTACGTCTCGCACCATAGACGACGCCGAGTTCGAGGCAGCCACGCCCTCGACCTTGATATCGCGTGATATAGAACTCACAACAACAATCGACGTGTTGGCTACCCGCCAAGCACCTCTGCCGCTCTCATTTGCATTCTTTGTTGATCAGGTGGATTGCCCTGCGGTAACGCCCTTTGATGGCGTCAACTGGCGTCGAATGAAGGCTGAAGTTGTCGGGGTTGGGACGAGTAATGAGGCGGTGGCCGAAGCGATTGTGGCTCTTTCTGCTCTTTACAAGGGGCAGATGTACGGTTTGCCGCTGTCCAAGGCCATGTGTCTTTATAAATCTGCCAGATTGGCATACGAAAAGCTGCTAGGTGAGGGCGTTGAAGACTTTGAAATTGTCTTGGTGACGACGTTTCTTTTGAGTCTATTTGAAAGCATGCAATACTACGAAACAGATGCTCTCCTCAGAGAGCCGGGCGAAAAGTTCATTCACAGACTCGAGGCTTGGACGCAGAGCCAGCTGCCACGCTCTTCGCTCGCCATACGAATCATTGTTTGGTTGAGACTGCTTCACACAATAGCGATCCGAGGAGGAGGCATGGGCCTCATATCTGATCGCATCTACAATCTCTTTTCCAGCTGCAGTGATGCAGCAATACCTAGCTTGGCTGTGCCATCGGACCAGCTCCCGGAAGACAAGTCCACTCATCTATATGAGACCATCGCCAGCTCTGTATTTGACTTTTACTTTCGGCTCCAGATGATATCCGGCGAGATTGCGAAACTGACGCACTATCATCGCTCGCGCACCGCCGGAGCAGATCAAGAGGATGTGACGCAGCAGATTGCCCACATCACTTTGCGGCTGCATCGTCTCTGGGACACTCGCTCTGCTGCCCAGCGCCAAACACCGGGGGACCTGCGCGCCCATCTGGAGAGCAAGGTCGCCGATCCCATCATCGCTCTGGTTGGAATGTGCCACGCGGCATATCATGCTGAATTCATTGAGATTGGTCGCGTTCTGGGAGACCCCGTGTCTGAATTCGCAGAGTCAAGACAGGCAATGCGTCAAATGCGCGAGATTGTCGATGGGGATTGGAATGTTTATCAACAAGGAAGAGGCACATCTGGGCTAAAGACGGGCTATCTTCGCCCGCTGTTTCTCTACGCCATCGAGTGTATGGACCGGGAGGAGAGCCAATGGGCCGTGGAAAGGCTAGAGAGCATCAGGAACCCGATATGTCGGAGCGACTTCTTTGCGGTATTTGCGAGGGAGCTGTCGGAAGCGCAGCTacggaaagagagaagagttaCGACGAGGTTCTTTTGCATGTGGCATTTTGGGGTGCCGCCTCCTTTTTTGTAG
- a CDS encoding uncharacterized protein (SECRETED:SignalP(1-19)), with product MPSSSSLLTLATVVSAVNAAYQGFNYGSTFTSGQPKAQTDFEAEFKTAAGLDGTNGAFTSARLYTMIQGGTTNAPISAIPAAISTKTSLLFGLWASAGDAAFANEIAALKSAISQYCGQMDGLVAGISVGSEDLYRITPTGVASHAGPGAQPGTLVNYINQVRDTIKGTCLAKVPIGHVDTWNAWVVGSNKPVIDAVDWLGMDTYPYYENTNSNGIANAKALYEAALQKIQNAGPGKEVWVTETGWPVNGKSSGDAVASVSNAQKYWQEVGCPNFGKTNVWWYTLQDAEPSAPNPSFGLIGSSLTEKPLFDLSCANVDTNPSDPTSSSAPSKPASSSAAAASSSAGSSSSSSSSSSSGSGSSSGSSSASSSGSGSDSTSTSEPQSTGSESQTTVSEPQTTGSSGSQTTGSEPQTTGSSGSQTTGSESQTTGGAGGAGGAPASSTFASVPFPTANSTSSSGGSPTGSGSSSSPSASTTAPGSSGNKLSSFGAAAAAVAVAAIAL from the coding sequence ATgccctcttcgtcctctcTCCTCACTCTGGCCACGGTCGTTTCGGCGGTCAATGCCGCCTACCAGGGCTTCAACTACGGCTCGACCTTTACCAGCGGCCAGCCCAAGGCCCAGACTGACTTTGAGGCCGAGTTCAAGACGGCTGCTGGCCTCGACGGCACCAATGGCGCCTTCACCAGTGCCCGTCTCTATACCATGATCCAGGGCGGCACCACCAATGCACCCATCAGTGCCATTCCCGCTGCCATCAGCACCAAGACAAGCCTGCTGTTTGGCCTCTGGGCTTCTGCTGGTGACGCTGCTTTTGCCAACGAGATTGCTGCTCTGAAGAGCGCCATTAGCCAATACTGCGGTCAGATGGACGGCCTGGTTGCCGGTATCTCAGTTGGCAGCGAGGATCTGTACCGAATCACTCCTACTGGTGTTGCTTCCCATGCTGGCCCCGGAGCTCAGCCCGGAACTCTGGTCAACTACATCAACCAGGTCCGTGATACCATCAAGGGCACTTGCTTGGCCAAGGTCCCCATTGGTCACGTTGACACCTGGAACGCCTGGGTTGTGGGATCCAACAAGCCTGTGATTGACGCCGTCGACTGGCTCGGCATGGACACCTACCCCTACTACGAGAACACCAACTCCAACGGCATCGCCAACGCCAAGGCTCTATACGAAGCTGCTCTGCAGAAGATCCAGAACGCCGGCCCCGGCAAGGAGGTCTGGGTCACCGAGACCGGCTGGCCCGTCAACGGCAAGAGCTCTGGTGACGCCGTTGCTTCCGTGAGTAACGCTCAGAAGTACTGGCAGGAGGTTGGCTGCCCCAACTTTGGCAAGACCAATGTCTGGTGGTACACTCTTCAGGATGCCGAGCCTAGCGCGCCCAACCCCAGCTTTGGTCTCATTGGCAGCTCCTTGACCGAGAAGCCCCTGTTCGACCTCTCTTGCGCCAATGTCGACACCAACCCCTCGGACCcgacctcttcctctgccccCAGCAAGCCTGCTAgttcctctgctgctgctgcctcctcttctgcgggttcctcctcctcctcctcctcctcctcctcctccggctCCGGTTCCAGCTCAGGTTCTAGCTCTGCCTCTAGCTCCGGCTCCGGCTCTGACTCTACTAGTACCTCAGAACCTCAGTCCACTGGCTCAGAGTCTCAGACGACCGTCTCAGAGCCTCAGACTACTGGTTCCTCGGGCTCTCAGACTACTGGCTCGGAGCCTCAAACTACCGGTTCTTCAGGCTCTCAGACTACTGGTTCTGAGTCGCAGACTactggcggcgctggtggtgccGGCGGTGCtcccgcctcctccacctttGCCTCTGTGCCCTTCCCCACGGCTAACAGCACTTCTTCCTCTGGTGGCTCTCCTACCGGCTCTggatccagcagcagcccttcTGCCTCAACTACCGCTCCTGGAAGCAGTGGTAACAAGCTGAGCTCTTTTggggccgccgccgccgctgttGCTGTGGCTGCTATTGCTCTGTAA